In a genomic window of Candidatus Thiothrix sulfatifontis:
- a CDS encoding TrkH family potassium uptake protein, producing MQFSIILRIFGLLLMVFSFTMFPPILIGWLMEDPELAPFWWAGAILLGVGFALWLPVRHARAVLRTRDGFLIVTLFWVVLSLAGALPFVFSETIPASFTDAVFESTSGLTTTGASVFVNLDSFPRSLLFWRMELHWLGGMGIIVLAVAILPMLGVGGMQVYKAEAPGPIKDAKLEPRIAETAKLLWYTYLVLTILCALAFRLAGMSWFDAVGHSFSVLGTGGFSNHDLSLAFFDSPMIDYIAIIFMFLAGANFGLHYIAWRGATLKPYAEDSEFRFYTGLTLAAIVVVALSLFAYDTYPNPFDALRYAAFHVVSVMTSTGLIIGDHSVWPTFLPVFITLLVTSGGCSGSTGGGMKAIRFLLLLKQAIREINLLVHPRAHMPIKINKQVIDEQIVKAVWGFFFIYAALFVVFMLGLMADGQDQITAFSAVAATINNMGVGLGNVSSNFAPLSDFSKWWLSLCMIMGRLELMTVLVLLAPAFWRK from the coding sequence ATGCAATTCAGTATCATCCTGCGAATTTTTGGCCTGTTGCTGATGGTGTTCAGCTTCACCATGTTCCCGCCGATTTTGATCGGTTGGTTGATGGAGGATCCTGAGTTGGCACCCTTTTGGTGGGCGGGCGCTATTTTGTTGGGAGTCGGTTTCGCCTTATGGTTGCCGGTACGCCACGCACGTGCGGTATTGCGTACCCGTGATGGTTTTCTGATTGTCACCCTGTTTTGGGTGGTGCTGAGTTTGGCGGGTGCCTTGCCGTTTGTGTTTTCAGAAACAATTCCGGCGAGTTTCACGGATGCGGTGTTTGAATCCACTTCTGGGTTGACGACAACCGGGGCATCGGTTTTTGTGAATTTGGACTCGTTTCCACGCTCACTTCTGTTTTGGCGCATGGAGCTGCACTGGCTGGGTGGCATGGGCATTATCGTGTTAGCGGTGGCGATTTTACCAATGTTAGGTGTTGGGGGAATGCAAGTGTATAAAGCGGAAGCCCCCGGCCCGATCAAAGATGCCAAACTTGAACCGCGTATCGCCGAAACCGCAAAATTGTTGTGGTACACCTATTTGGTATTGACCATTTTGTGTGCCTTAGCATTCCGACTGGCAGGCATGAGCTGGTTTGATGCCGTGGGGCATAGTTTCTCAGTATTAGGCACGGGTGGATTTAGCAATCACGATTTAAGCCTCGCTTTTTTTGACAGCCCGATGATTGATTACATTGCGATTATTTTCATGTTTCTGGCGGGGGCAAACTTTGGCCTGCATTACATTGCGTGGCGTGGCGCGACCTTAAAACCTTACGCGGAAGATTCTGAGTTTCGCTTTTATACAGGTTTGACGTTGGCGGCGATTGTGGTCGTGGCGCTTAGTTTGTTTGCGTATGATACTTACCCTAACCCGTTTGATGCGCTGCGCTATGCGGCGTTTCACGTGGTGTCGGTCATGACCAGTACCGGGCTGATTATCGGGGATCATTCGGTGTGGCCGACGTTTCTGCCGGTATTTATTACTTTGCTGGTCACCAGCGGTGGCTGTTCGGGGTCAACCGGCGGTGGCATGAAAGCCATCCGGTTTTTATTGTTGCTTAAGCAGGCGATTCGGGAAATTAATTTATTGGTTCACCCGCGTGCGCACATGCCCATCAAGATCAACAAGCAGGTAATTGATGAGCAAATCGTTAAAGCCGTGTGGGGATTTTTCTTCATTTATGCCGCCCTGTTTGTGGTGTTCATGTTGGGGCTAATGGCGGATGGTCAGGATCAGATAACCGCATTTTCAGCGGTCGCCGCTACCATCAATAATATGGGCGTAGGGCTGGGTAATGTGTCATCCAATTTCGCGCCGTTAAGCGATTTTTCCAAGTGGTGGTTGTCGCTGTGCATGATCATGGGGCGGTTGGAACTGATGACGGTGCTGGTCTTGCTTGCTCCGGCATTTTGGCGTAAGTAA
- a CDS encoding ATP-binding protein: MADSLKSRWWQWLPLLLVFVLLMVSLVLLNLATLSPSNLQRYGDWHFYFSVLTLVLLSAVILGNLVKVFNQWRTRQAGSRFTLRLMTGFLILTLLPVFFVSLFAVNLIGTRIDRWFSVSVERALDDSLELSDLALKTRHRQYIAMLERFKPNLRGKNLSEIPLLLEQFLSIGANEILLMDSAQQLLALALEDTETLIPQIPSASLFSMMQIRSYYSTLEPGGDGELFSRVAVTVRYGKDSEHQAILTARFPIADRERDLAESVLLARNEYKSLVYQRDALKNMFRLMIVVIMVLTTLFSLWAAFVFSRRLTSPVRTLVEGTLAVAAGDLDKKLPVSERDDFSILARSFNTMTKRLSDARVEREQARRQLQQEHDYLHVVLEHLSSGVITLDETGTVRRVNSAANSILRQPLLDHVGKTLRELGDNLPALQPFIDMVSTHWQDMLTGHEWQAEITLNTDNGRVILVCRGACLPQGLAGQQGSVLVFDDVTDLIQSEHDAAWGEVARRLAHEIKNPLTPIQLSAERLHRKLAGELSADSANFLQRMTNTIVQQVDNLKSMVNAFSDYARAPSLRLQAVNLNALVQEIAELYRLNEGQVQIQLQLEPNLPALSLDIHRLRQLLVNLTKNALEALEEHHVSPANVTISTQYLMDTKQALLSVRDNGPGIAPELLPRLFEPYVTSKHKGTGLGLAIVKKIVEEHGGHLSARNHEGGGAILSVKFPVNSA, encoded by the coding sequence GTGGCCGATTCCTTAAAAAGCCGGTGGTGGCAATGGTTGCCGCTACTGTTGGTATTTGTGTTACTGATGGTGTCGCTGGTGCTATTGAATCTGGCGACGCTTAGCCCTAGCAATCTGCAACGTTATGGGGATTGGCATTTCTATTTCAGCGTGTTGACGCTGGTATTGCTGAGTGCGGTTATTCTGGGGAATTTGGTCAAAGTGTTTAACCAATGGCGTACTCGGCAAGCGGGTTCGCGCTTCACTTTGCGTTTGATGACGGGATTTTTGATTCTAACGTTATTGCCGGTCTTTTTTGTGTCGCTGTTTGCGGTGAATTTGATTGGCACGCGCATTGACCGCTGGTTTTCGGTGTCGGTGGAACGCGCCTTGGATGACTCTTTGGAACTCAGCGATCTGGCGCTGAAAACCCGTCACCGCCAATACATTGCCATGCTGGAACGCTTTAAGCCCAATCTGCGCGGCAAAAATTTATCCGAGATTCCGTTGTTGCTGGAGCAGTTCCTGAGCATTGGTGCCAACGAGATTCTGCTGATGGATAGCGCTCAACAATTGCTGGCGTTGGCATTAGAAGACACTGAAACGCTGATTCCGCAAATCCCCAGCGCCAGCTTGTTTAGCATGATGCAAATCCGCAGTTACTATTCCACCCTTGAACCGGGCGGCGATGGCGAATTGTTTTCGCGCGTTGCGGTGACAGTGCGTTACGGCAAAGACAGCGAGCATCAAGCCATTCTGACGGCGCGTTTTCCCATAGCCGACCGGGAACGCGATCTGGCGGAAAGCGTGTTGTTGGCGCGGAATGAATACAAGAGTTTGGTGTACCAGCGTGATGCGCTCAAAAACATGTTTCGCCTGATGATTGTGGTGATTATGGTGCTGACCACCTTGTTTTCGTTGTGGGCAGCGTTTGTGTTTTCGCGGCGCTTGACCAGCCCGGTACGGACGTTGGTGGAGGGCACACTTGCGGTGGCGGCAGGCGATTTGGATAAGAAATTGCCTGTCTCGGAACGCGACGATTTCAGCATCTTGGCGCGTTCGTTCAATACCATGACCAAGCGCTTGTCGGATGCGCGGGTGGAACGTGAGCAAGCCCGCCGCCAGTTGCAACAGGAACACGATTACTTGCATGTGGTGCTGGAACATTTGTCATCCGGCGTGATTACGTTGGATGAAACCGGCACGGTTCGGCGGGTGAATTCGGCAGCTAACAGCATTTTGCGCCAACCGTTGTTGGATCACGTCGGCAAAACCTTGCGTGAATTGGGCGACAATTTGCCTGCATTGCAGCCGTTTATCGACATGGTAAGCACGCATTGGCAAGACATGCTCACCGGGCATGAATGGCAGGCAGAAATTACCCTGAATACCGACAATGGGCGCGTCATTTTGGTGTGCCGGGGCGCGTGTTTGCCGCAGGGTTTGGCGGGGCAACAAGGTTCGGTGCTGGTGTTTGATGATGTGACCGATTTGATTCAGTCCGAACACGATGCGGCATGGGGCGAAGTGGCGCGGCGTTTGGCGCATGAAATCAAAAATCCGCTGACCCCGATTCAGCTTTCGGCGGAACGCTTGCACCGCAAATTGGCGGGCGAACTCAGTGCCGATTCTGCCAATTTCCTGCAACGCATGACCAATACCATTGTGCAACAAGTCGACAACCTCAAGTCGATGGTGAATGCCTTCAGCGACTACGCACGCGCCCCCAGTTTGCGCCTGCAAGCGGTGAATCTGAATGCGCTGGTGCAGGAAATTGCGGAACTTTATCGCCTGAATGAAGGGCAGGTGCAAATTCAGTTGCAACTGGAGCCGAATTTGCCCGCGCTATCCTTGGATATTCACCGCTTGCGCCAACTGCTGGTGAACTTGACCAAAAATGCGCTGGAAGCCTTGGAAGAGCATCACGTCAGCCCCGCCAATGTGACCATCAGCACCCAATACCTCATGGATACCAAGCAAGCGCTGCTCAGTGTCCGCGATAATGGCCCCGGCATTGCGCCAGAATTGCTGCCGCGCCTGTTCGAGCCTTATGTCACTAGCAAACACAAAGGCACCGGATTAGGCTTAGCCATCGTTAAAAAAATCGTTGAAGAGCATGGCGGACACCTCAGCGCCCGCAATCATGAGGGCGGAGGCGCTATACTCAGCGTAAAGTTTCCAGTGAATTCGGCATAG
- the rsmB gene encoding 16S rRNA (cytosine(967)-C(5))-methyltransferase RsmB: MSARATAALCLQRVIYEGESLTEVLQDRAIASLNPSDQALLRDMCFGTLRWHERLSAILNKLVKKALKAADKDVECLLRIGLYQLIYQRKPDHAAVNETVKATKKLKKEWAGKLVNGVLRTFIREQAELLVQADSSVTARYACPDWLLKRLQTAWPDAWADILSASNTHAPMTLRVNQRLQTTAAYQALLQEAGIAAERVPAVDSALILQTPVGVEQLPGFFSGTVSVQDAAAQLAAPLLDCQAGMRVLDACAAPGGKTSHLLERTDGLHLIALDDSESRLKRVTENLTRLNLQAQLVTADAGELASWWDGQVFDRILLDAPCSATGVIRRHPDIKVLRRDSDIAELQQEQARLLRTLWHTLRPGGQLLYATCSILPDENSRQVEAFLAEHPDAYQAPLAGVWGHAQSVGRQILPGEQGMDGFYYALLRKAVQETTT, from the coding sequence GTGAGCGCCCGTGCGACAGCGGCGTTGTGTTTGCAACGGGTGATTTACGAGGGCGAATCGCTTACCGAAGTGCTGCAAGACCGTGCGATTGCCAGTCTCAACCCCTCCGATCAGGCGCTGTTGCGCGATATGTGTTTCGGCACCTTGCGTTGGCACGAGCGTTTAAGCGCCATCCTCAACAAGCTGGTAAAAAAAGCGTTAAAAGCGGCAGATAAGGATGTGGAATGCCTGTTGCGCATCGGCCTCTACCAGCTCATTTACCAGCGCAAACCCGATCACGCCGCCGTCAACGAAACCGTTAAAGCCACCAAAAAGCTCAAAAAAGAGTGGGCGGGCAAACTGGTGAACGGTGTGTTGCGCACGTTCATCCGTGAGCAAGCCGAATTATTGGTGCAAGCGGATAGCAGCGTTACGGCACGTTACGCTTGCCCCGACTGGTTACTCAAACGCCTGCAAACCGCGTGGCCGGACGCTTGGGCAGACATCCTCAGCGCCAGCAATACGCACGCGCCGATGACCTTGCGGGTTAATCAACGGCTGCAAACCACCGCAGCGTATCAAGCCTTGCTGCAAGAGGCAGGCATTGCGGCAGAACGCGTCCCCGCCGTTGACAGCGCCCTGATCTTGCAAACCCCCGTGGGTGTGGAACAACTCCCCGGCTTTTTCAGCGGCACGGTGTCGGTGCAAGATGCCGCTGCGCAACTCGCCGCGCCGTTGCTGGATTGCCAAGCCGGAATGCGCGTGTTGGATGCGTGTGCTGCGCCCGGTGGCAAAACCAGCCATTTACTGGAACGCACCGACGGTTTGCACTTAATCGCGCTGGATGACAGCGAATCACGCCTCAAACGTGTTACCGAAAACCTGACGCGCTTGAATTTGCAGGCACAACTGGTAACGGCAGATGCGGGGGAATTGGCAAGCTGGTGGGATGGGCAGGTATTTGACCGTATTTTGCTGGATGCGCCGTGTTCGGCAACCGGCGTCATCCGTCGCCACCCGGATATTAAAGTGTTGCGCCGCGACAGCGATATTGCCGAGTTGCAACAAGAACAAGCACGTTTATTGCGCACGTTGTGGCATACTTTGCGCCCCGGCGGGCAGTTGTTGTACGCGACGTGCTCGATTTTGCCGGATGAAAACAGCCGTCAGGTGGAAGCTTTCTTGGCAGAGCACCCTGATGCTTACCAGGCGCCGCTTGCGGGTGTCTGGGGTCATGCTCAAAGCGTCGGGCGGCAAATTCTGCCGGGTGAACAGGGCATGGATGGATTTTATTACGCACTGTTGCGCAAAGCAGTGCAGGAAACAACAACGTGA
- a CDS encoding DUF4390 domain-containing protein: MTSRRSLLQRFLVTGLLVLCTGFGQVQAAENSIRFQEFSIQIQPPKQLVTSLKLDYDLSDYLREGLLNGLTLQNETRFTLEWHNTWWWNTQKPLVVVKTELKYHPLSQQYQVVREDNKQNWNFPNLPAALEQLGTLSDYRLPAVPEDAWGDNAAVFVTATLTQQSLELPLKLKSLFSDRYSLESDGVLWPIP; encoded by the coding sequence GTGACAAGCAGACGATCCCTTTTGCAGCGGTTTTTGGTGACGGGGCTGCTCGTGCTGTGTACTGGCTTTGGGCAAGTGCAGGCGGCTGAAAACAGTATCCGTTTTCAGGAATTTTCGATTCAGATTCAACCACCCAAGCAGTTAGTAACCAGCCTCAAGCTGGATTACGACCTGAGCGACTATTTACGCGAAGGCTTGCTCAACGGCTTGACGCTGCAAAACGAAACCCGTTTTACCTTGGAATGGCACAATACTTGGTGGTGGAATACCCAAAAACCCTTGGTAGTGGTGAAAACTGAACTAAAATACCACCCATTGAGCCAGCAATATCAGGTCGTGCGCGAAGATAACAAGCAGAATTGGAATTTCCCAAACCTGCCCGCTGCCTTGGAACAATTGGGAACCTTGAGCGATTATCGACTGCCCGCCGTGCCGGAAGACGCGTGGGGGGATAACGCCGCCGTTTTTGTGACCGCGACCTTGACCCAGCAATCTTTGGAGTTGCCGTTGAAATTGAAGTCTTTATTTTCTGATCGCTATTCACTGGAAAGTGATGGAGTGCTGTGGCCGATTCCTTAA
- the fmt gene encoding methionyl-tRNA formyltransferase — protein sequence MRVVYAGTPEFAVPALQALLTSGHEVVAVYCQPDRPAGRGRKLTFGAVKQVAVDAGIPVEQPLSLKAVEEQDKLRAYAPNVLIVAAYGLILPQVVLDIPRHGCLNIHGSLLPRWRGAAPIQRAIQAGDTETGVTIMQMAAGLDTGDMLHKVVCPITATDGGQSIHDKLATQGATALLHTLALLEAGKLQPEVQDDALANYAHKLTKAEAQIDWTQTAAVIDRTIRAFDAYPVAFTLYEGQPLRLFASHSLSEVEGNASPGTVIAESKSGIDIATGEGVVRILSLQLPGGKRLTAEQFLNGRSLLGVQL from the coding sequence ATGAGGGTCGTGTACGCAGGCACGCCCGAATTTGCGGTTCCCGCTTTGCAAGCCTTGCTCACTTCAGGGCATGAGGTCGTGGCGGTGTATTGCCAGCCCGACCGTCCGGCAGGTCGTGGGCGCAAGCTCACTTTTGGCGCGGTGAAGCAAGTGGCGGTGGATGCAGGCATTCCGGTTGAACAGCCGCTGTCGCTGAAAGCCGTGGAAGAGCAGGATAAGCTGCGTGCTTACGCGCCGAATGTGCTGATTGTTGCCGCCTACGGGCTGATTTTGCCGCAAGTGGTATTGGATATTCCGCGTCACGGTTGCTTGAATATTCACGGGTCGCTCTTACCGCGCTGGCGTGGGGCGGCACCGATTCAACGCGCAATTCAGGCGGGTGATACCGAAACCGGCGTGACCATTATGCAAATGGCGGCGGGCTTGGATACGGGCGATATGTTGCACAAAGTGGTTTGCCCGATTACCGCGACGGATGGCGGGCAAAGCATCCATGACAAGTTAGCAACACAGGGCGCAACGGCGTTGTTGCACACGCTGGCATTGCTGGAAGCCGGTAAACTGCAACCCGAAGTGCAAGACGATGCGCTTGCCAATTACGCTCACAAACTCACCAAGGCAGAAGCGCAAATCGACTGGACACAAACAGCGGCAGTGATTGACCGCACCATCCGCGCCTTTGATGCGTATCCGGTAGCATTTACCTTATACGAAGGGCAACCCTTACGCCTCTTCGCCTCCCATTCCCTGAGCGAAGTCGAAGGGAATGCTTCCCCCGGCACGGTCATTGCCGAAAGCAAATCCGGCATCGACATTGCCACGGGTGAGGGTGTGGTGCGCATCCTCAGCCTGCAACTCCCCGGCGGTAAACGCCTCACGGCAGAACAATTCCTCAACGGGCGTTCGTTACTAGGGGTGCAATTGTGA
- a CDS encoding sigma-54 dependent transcriptional regulator translates to MTAQYIMVVDDEPDIRQLVSEILEDEGYRVVTAENAIKARELHRSRKPDLILLDIWMPGQDGISLLKEWRENDTLCCPVIMMSGHGTIETAVEATKLGAHDFIEKPLSMAKMLLTISNALRASQLEKENRGLRKQMVSSLEPVGSSQTLQRLREQAKRIAQHDSRVLLYGEPGTGKETFARHIHALSSRKNRPFVRAALSANKDNAATLSHVLFGREEQGKIQYGLLDEANGGVLFLAEIYELDQDTQTRLLHTLKENRFMRVGGSDWVELDIALMVSSSHDLLDDVHGGKFNEELYYLLNVVPVMIPPLRDHPEDVPELLNHYVDILTAQDGLPYRHISLAAQNFLRNHTWPGNIRELRNLVQRLLILGTETEVSLDEVEESVGTRIPVFSQEIGQIPESLFDLPLRQAREQFEHDYLIYQLKQADGNVSKLADQVKMERTHLYRKMRSLNVDPKKYGR, encoded by the coding sequence ATGACGGCACAATACATTATGGTGGTGGACGATGAGCCGGATATTCGCCAGCTTGTCAGTGAAATCCTCGAAGACGAAGGCTATCGGGTGGTCACGGCTGAAAACGCCATTAAAGCCCGCGAATTGCACCGCAGCCGCAAACCTGACCTGATTTTGCTCGATATTTGGATGCCGGGGCAAGACGGTATTTCCCTGCTCAAAGAATGGCGTGAAAACGATACGCTGTGTTGCCCGGTGATTATGATGTCGGGGCATGGCACGATTGAAACCGCCGTGGAAGCCACCAAACTCGGCGCTCACGATTTCATTGAAAAGCCGCTGTCGATGGCGAAAATGCTGCTGACGATTAGCAATGCCTTGCGTGCCAGCCAATTGGAAAAAGAAAACCGGGGTTTGCGCAAACAAATGGTCAGTTCCCTAGAGCCGGTGGGGAGCAGCCAAACCTTGCAACGTTTGCGCGAACAGGCCAAACGCATTGCGCAACACGATAGCCGCGTGTTGTTGTACGGTGAGCCGGGGACAGGCAAGGAAACCTTTGCTCGCCACATTCACGCGCTTAGCAGCCGCAAAAATCGCCCGTTTGTGCGTGCCGCTTTGAGTGCAAATAAAGACAATGCCGCGACGCTGAGCCACGTACTGTTTGGGCGTGAAGAGCAGGGCAAGATTCAATACGGTTTGTTGGATGAAGCCAATGGCGGGGTGCTGTTCCTCGCTGAAATTTATGAGCTGGATCAGGATACCCAAACCCGTTTGTTGCATACCCTCAAGGAAAACCGCTTTATGCGCGTCGGTGGCAGCGATTGGGTGGAGTTGGACATTGCCTTGATGGTGTCCTCCTCCCACGATTTGCTGGACGATGTGCACGGCGGTAAATTCAATGAGGAATTGTATTACCTGCTGAATGTTGTGCCGGTTATGATTCCACCGTTGCGCGATCACCCCGAAGACGTGCCGGAATTGCTGAATCATTACGTTGATATTTTGACCGCGCAAGACGGTTTACCGTACCGACACATTTCGCTGGCAGCACAAAATTTTCTGCGCAATCACACCTGGCCGGGCAATATCCGCGAATTGCGCAATTTGGTGCAACGCTTGCTGATTTTGGGTACCGAGACCGAAGTGTCGCTGGATGAGGTGGAAGAATCGGTGGGGACGCGAATTCCGGTATTTTCGCAAGAAATCGGGCAAATTCCCGAAAGCCTGTTTGACCTGCCACTGCGCCAAGCCCGCGAACAGTTTGAGCACGATTACCTGATTTATCAACTCAAGCAAGCGGATGGCAATGTCAGCAAACTCGCCGATCAGGTGAAGATGGAACGCACCCACTTGTACCGCAAAATGCGCTCCCTGAATGTCGACCCCAAAAAATACGGACGCTAA
- the trkA gene encoding Trk system potassium transporter TrkA → MKILILGAGQVGHSVAASLVNEDNDVTIVDTNAAALRDLREKLDVRVEVGQASYPRVLERAGIEDADMLVAVTNSDETNMVACQIAHTLYHTPTKIARIRSSHYLDRPELFNDAAVPIDVLISPEQLVTQHIFNLISHPGSLQVISFANGKVQMVGVKALHDGPLIGHPLKDMHAHMPGLKARIAALFRKGKPITFSDSTIIEVGDELFFIASPNHIRSIISELRKLDKPYKRIILAGGGNIGNRLARLLEDARYQVKIIEKDNARASKLAERLDKTIVLEGDAADESLLAEENIENTDVFIAVTNDDEANILSSMLAKRLGAKRVMCLINRLSYIDLVESSIDVAISPQQITIGALLTHIRRGDIVAVHSLRRGAAEALEIIAHGDRKTSRVVGKRLEEIKLPPGTVICAVVRKEEVMMASHEIVVLAEDHIIMFVTDKRYVPAVEKLFQVGIHYF, encoded by the coding sequence ATGAAAATCCTGATTCTTGGTGCCGGGCAAGTGGGTCACTCCGTGGCTGCCTCATTGGTAAACGAAGACAACGATGTCACCATTGTGGATACGAATGCCGCCGCCTTACGTGATTTGCGTGAAAAACTCGATGTGCGGGTGGAAGTGGGGCAGGCGTCCTACCCACGGGTGCTGGAACGCGCCGGAATCGAAGACGCCGATATGCTGGTGGCGGTCACAAACAGCGATGAAACCAATATGGTGGCCTGCCAGATTGCGCACACGCTTTACCACACGCCGACCAAAATTGCGCGGATTCGCTCTTCGCATTATTTGGATCGCCCCGAATTGTTTAACGATGCGGCGGTGCCGATTGATGTGCTGATCAGCCCGGAACAATTGGTGACGCAACACATTTTCAACCTGATTTCGCACCCCGGTTCCTTGCAAGTGATCAGTTTTGCGAATGGCAAGGTGCAAATGGTCGGGGTCAAAGCGTTGCACGATGGCCCGCTGATTGGGCATCCGCTCAAAGACATGCACGCCCACATGCCCGGTTTGAAAGCTCGGATTGCCGCACTGTTTCGCAAGGGCAAACCGATCACTTTTAGCGATAGCACCATTATTGAAGTGGGCGATGAATTGTTTTTCATTGCCAGCCCCAACCACATTCGTTCCATTATCAGTGAGTTGCGTAAACTCGATAAACCCTACAAGCGTATTATCTTGGCGGGTGGCGGCAATATTGGCAACCGCTTGGCGCGTTTGTTGGAAGATGCCCGCTACCAAGTCAAAATCATTGAAAAAGACAATGCGCGTGCTTCCAAACTCGCCGAGCGTTTGGATAAAACCATCGTGCTCGAAGGCGATGCTGCCGATGAAAGCCTGCTGGCGGAAGAAAATATCGAAAACACCGATGTATTTATCGCTGTCACTAATGACGATGAGGCCAACATTTTGTCATCCATGCTCGCCAAGCGGCTAGGGGCAAAACGGGTCATGTGTTTGATCAATCGCCTCAGCTATATTGATTTGGTGGAAAGCAGTATCGACGTTGCCATTTCCCCGCAACAAATCACCATCGGCGCATTATTGACCCACATTCGGCGCGGTGACATTGTAGCGGTACACTCACTGCGACGCGGGGCAGCGGAAGCGCTGGAAATCATTGCACATGGCGATCGCAAAACCTCGCGAGTGGTCGGCAAGCGCTTGGAAGAAATCAAATTGCCCCCCGGCACGGTCATTTGCGCGGTGGTGCGCAAAGAAGAGGTGATGATGGCAAGCCATGAAATTGTTGTCCTCGCCGAGGATCACATCATTATGTTCGTGACCGATAAACGCTACGTGCCTGCGGTTGAAAAATTGTTTCAAGTCGGCATCCACTACTTTTAA
- the def gene encoding peptide deformylase produces the protein MAKLEILHHPDPRLRKKAAPVAQVDTTIQQIVDDMFETMYANQGIGLAATQVNIHQRIITLDISETKTERLCLINPEILHKEGKIEHEEGCLSVPDYYETVTRAERIRVRALTRDGEVLEQDFDELLAICIQHEMDHLEGKLFVDYLSTPKQQKARKVVQKWEKEQAKLAEKRAAAAKAIIA, from the coding sequence ATGGCAAAACTAGAGATTTTACACCATCCAGACCCGCGTTTGCGCAAGAAAGCCGCGCCGGTTGCCCAAGTTGACACCACCATCCAACAGATTGTGGATGATATGTTTGAAACCATGTACGCCAATCAAGGCATTGGGTTAGCGGCGACGCAGGTCAACATTCACCAGCGCATTATCACCTTGGATATTTCGGAAACGAAAACGGAACGGCTGTGCTTGATCAACCCGGAAATTTTGCACAAAGAAGGCAAAATCGAGCACGAGGAAGGCTGTCTCTCGGTTCCCGATTACTACGAAACGGTGACTCGTGCCGAGCGCATTCGGGTACGCGCCTTGACCCGCGACGGTGAGGTGCTGGAACAAGATTTCGATGAGTTGCTGGCGATTTGTATCCAACACGAAATGGATCATCTGGAAGGCAAATTGTTTGTCGATTACTTGTCGACGCCCAAACAGCAAAAAGCCCGCAAAGTGGTACAAAAGTGGGAAAAAGAACAGGCTAAGTTGGCAGAAAAACGGGCTGCCGCCGCCAAAGCGATTATCGCATGA